The Streptomyces sp. NBC_01197 genome window below encodes:
- a CDS encoding sensor histidine kinase, with protein MQWLRGWRKRGGFAQADLYSRATIYALLWLAVALHVMLSVTRPVRHSGAPAALIAASCLLAVAQGVHCTSLSSGGLAEYLGQTTLPRRMLAFGAGLMVMDLVAVLVLASDVGLRDFPAVAVVLCTTVTPFTMSHSLIVRKRVSALVQLGALAAVCGAVLLLGGGRQLVGACMACMVCGPAWYAITTRCSAWHLGVMWKLHEAKDVEARLAVAEERLRFGRDLHDVMGRNLAVIALKSELAVQLARRGRPEAVDQMTEVQRMAHEAQREVREVVRGYRGADLATELGGAQGVLEAAGIECTVTGPPDGLPADVQSALGWVVREAATNVLRHGDARRCTIAVAGSASEATLTVENDGAAGGSGSSASPGTGLAGLRERLTAVDGTLTAGPAPGGRFRLTAEVPLTDTDKAGAPLPDRPAVPPADRPGRPETGPQPPAGTRTTDRLPPSALPPALSPTPTSTAAPTSAPPTSTAEATEEATA; from the coding sequence ATGCAGTGGCTACGGGGATGGCGGAAACGGGGCGGGTTCGCACAGGCCGACCTCTACTCGCGCGCGACGATATACGCCCTGCTGTGGCTGGCCGTCGCCCTGCACGTGATGTTGAGCGTGACGCGCCCGGTCCGGCACTCCGGCGCGCCCGCCGCACTGATCGCCGCTTCCTGCCTGCTCGCGGTCGCACAGGGGGTGCACTGCACCTCGCTGTCCTCCGGTGGTCTGGCCGAGTATCTGGGCCAGACCACGCTCCCCCGGCGGATGTTGGCCTTCGGGGCCGGTCTGATGGTGATGGATCTCGTGGCTGTTCTGGTGCTCGCCTCTGATGTCGGGCTGCGGGACTTCCCCGCGGTGGCGGTGGTGCTGTGCACCACCGTGACGCCGTTCACGATGTCGCACAGCCTGATCGTTCGGAAGCGCGTGTCGGCCCTGGTGCAGCTGGGCGCCCTGGCCGCGGTGTGCGGGGCGGTCCTGCTGCTCGGCGGCGGCCGGCAGCTGGTCGGTGCCTGCATGGCCTGCATGGTGTGCGGACCCGCGTGGTACGCCATCACCACCCGCTGCTCCGCCTGGCATCTGGGCGTGATGTGGAAACTGCACGAGGCCAAGGACGTGGAGGCGCGGCTGGCGGTCGCGGAGGAGCGACTGCGGTTCGGCCGGGATCTGCACGATGTGATGGGGCGCAATCTCGCCGTGATCGCGCTGAAGAGCGAGCTGGCGGTGCAGCTGGCCCGGCGGGGGCGGCCGGAGGCAGTGGACCAGATGACCGAGGTGCAGCGCATGGCCCACGAAGCGCAGCGGGAGGTACGTGAAGTGGTGCGGGGGTACCGAGGAGCGGACCTGGCCACGGAACTGGGCGGAGCCCAGGGCGTGTTGGAGGCGGCCGGTATCGAGTGCACCGTCACCGGTCCGCCGGACGGGCTTCCGGCGGATGTTCAGTCGGCGCTCGGCTGGGTCGTCCGGGAAGCCGCGACGAATGTCCTGCGCCATGGGGACGCCCGGCGCTGCACCATCGCGGTGGCCGGATCGGCATCCGAGGCGACTCTGACCGTCGAGAACGACGGAGCGGCCGGCGGGAGCGGCAGCAGCGCCTCACCGGGCACCGGCCTCGCCGGGCTGCGGGAGCGACTGACCGCTGTGGACGGGACACTTACGGCGGGCCCGGCCCCTGGCGGGAGATTCCGCCTCACCGCGGAGGTACCACTGACCGACACCGACAAGGCGGGGGCTCCGCTGCCCGACCGCCCGGCAGTACCGCCCGCCGACAGACCGGGGCGACCGGAGACCGGACCGCAGCCGCCCGCCGGCACTCGCACCACCGATCGCCTGCCGCCCTCCGCACTCCCGCCCGCGCTCAGCCCCACGCCCACCTCCACGGCGGCTCCCACCTCCGCCCCGCCGACCTCCACCGCAGAGGCAACCGAAGAGGCAACCGCATGA